CAGCAGGGTCGGGAAGCCGGCGATACCCAGGTCCTGAACCCAGGCAAAGTCGGCTGTCGTGGTCGTGCGGGTCTCGACGCTTGCGAACGCTGCAGAAAACCGTTCGCGGTCGAAGCCTGCCTGCTCGGCCAGGTCCACCAGTTGCGGGGCACGGGTGACATCCAGGCCCTGTTCGTAGAACGCGCCCTGGATCAGCTTGAGCAGCGCCCAACCGCGCTCGGCATCGAGATCACGCGCCGTGACCAAGGCGCGGCAGGCCGGCTCGGTGTCATAGACGAACCCGTCAGGCATGGCGCCCTCGAAGCAAAACGCCTGACCAGTGGCCTCGG
The Pseudomonas putida genome window above contains:
- a CDS encoding DsbA family protein, which produces MTARLLYVMDPMCSWCWGFAPVAEALIAQARDAGVPTRLVVGGLRSGSSALDSSTRKYILEHWQAVAEATGQAFCFEGAMPDGFVYDTEPACRALVTARDLDAERGWALLKLIQGAFYEQGLDVTRAPQLVDLAEQAGFDRERFSAAFASVETRTTTTADFAWVQDLGIAGFPTLLAERNGQLALLTNGYQPLDRLQPLLGRWLQQAACA